ttaaaacttTTACATGGTAACCTGCAATTTTTATGAAGatgcaaaaaaaataatatacatagtTATTTCAAACATCTTCTTTTCCATTTTTAAAaggatataaattttaaaaattttaaagaactcattttttatacatatctttaataaaaaaaaaaaaaaaaaaaaaaaaaaaaaaaaaattaaattttatgctttttctaattttacacaattttttttaagtttttgtccataataaataaaaaataagtgtttaaaaaaaggaaaaaaaaaaaaaaaaaaatttacacatatatatatatatatatatatacatacatatattacattaaaattataaaataaaatagtatTGATTTTTAtcagataaaataaattactcTTAATTTATTAACACCGTGTTATAAAGAAGCGTCTCGTTTTTcctacatttatattttattttatataccttaatttttttttttttttttttttttttctctctcTATCTTCATATTACAACAAGTTTAACCAAATAAGGAGAAACCTAAatcatcttcttcttcttcttcctctACTTTCTCTTCTTTTTTGGCTTCCTTTTTGTCTTCACTTGGTTTCTCAGTTGTAACTTGGGCAGCAGCTGCAGGGGCACTTCCTACACTTAAGTTACTTAATAAGCTCCTATAAAAcgcaaaaaaaattaaaaattaaaaaaaaatatatatgttttcatatatttataaatataatattgcatacatatattatattaggaggggaaaaaaaaaaaaaaaaaaacacattttaataatatacattttcaCATAATATTGTATACAATTCGCACatacataattatacattAGATATATCATAATCCACAGTTCATATTTGttaaatagaaataaatatatgtataaattatatacattttgttatatgcatatttatgtatgtactaaaattttatatacatctatttttatatgtacactaaaatataaatatatacatatatatatatatatatatatatataatatacatttttattattattattatttttttttcttactgAATATCTTTTCCCTTTAAAGCCCTTTCGAAAAGCATTGGTAAGTATGGCAAAACAGTATTGTTAGAATTTTTAATAAGCTTTAAAATATTGTCACTTGTTATActcattttttcttcatgTAATATTAAAGCAGCATAGGTACATAAAAGTTCCTGCTTTTCACATTCTGGTAATTCTGATGCTGGAATTGATgccattttttcttttctttttattttattttgttttatttaaaatttataaaatgttataaaattattaaatataatataattttcaatttattcttaaataagaaaatatgaaattgttatttttttttttatttatttattttatttttttttttttttaattacaaatatatctcctaattttttcttttttttcttgaagtaaaaaaaataagcaaaaataaaaaaatatattatatattatatatataatatatatatttttatattatctttagTAAAAGCTATTTACTATAAAAAacttcaaaataatattataaaaaaaaaggaaagaaaaaaaaaaaaaaaaaagaggggattaaaaaaattataaatatattatgtatatattatcatatatatataatatatgtaaatatgtaaaataatacatataatattataaagaaaaaaaaaaaaaaaaaaaaggcaaaatataatataatatataaatatttatataacatatataataatatattgatatatattatattattaatgtacatatatataattttaatatatatgttatttaatatttatatatatatatattttataatataaatatagtttCTTAACAAGTAAATATTAGTGTATCAAAGAGGTTAAGTTATATTATACCATATTTATAGTACGTACAATAAAATCAAtcatttttcatatgtatattatatattttttatatatatatatatataataaaatacacatcaaaatatatatttaatatattaatattatatatatatatatatatattatatatatatggtgtttttttctttttactatataaattaaacaataaaaatatttattatatatatattttttttattataattatgaaaagtttattataataatatatatgtatctatatataaaaagtatcataatttttttttttttataaaaaaaatatatgtaggtacaacaatttattatattaaatacatatatataatatttgttatattatacccctatttaattctttctttaaattttatatattatattttaatatttatatatatataaaaaaattaaatttttaaaaatgctattaatataatattaagtaTAAAATCCAtgtattttgtaaatatattatatattatataaatttat
This Plasmodium falciparum 3D7 genome assembly, chromosome: 11 DNA region includes the following protein-coding sequences:
- a CDS encoding 60S acidic ribosomal protein P1, putative, translating into MASIPASELPECEKQELLCTYAALILHEEKMSITSDNILKLIKNSNNTVLPYLPMLFERALKGKDIQSLLSNLSVGSAPAAAAQVTTEKPSEDKKEAKKEEKVEEEEEEDDLGFSLFG